The proteins below are encoded in one region of Campylobacter sp. CNRCH_2014_0184h:
- a CDS encoding efflux transporter outer membrane subunit: protein MHKLIIFASCFLITACSLKPNLEIKDVNYTKSLDQNISINKQWWKAFDDNYLNTLVDQALKNNNDLQIAYMNLQKAYETLGIARSDLLPKLDGSASGARGKTSINAPSNKSNEFVYGNDFNMGLNLSYEVDLWGKYRDTYGASKAKLQASEFDYESARLSLISNVVKTYFNLASLSEQVKILEETTQSYQKTYELKLEHFKLGVISEYELNKFKAELENSRVLLTNAKIQKEANTKALKILTSNDIDDILYNSIEYKKIGQYELSIPEGIGSEILLQRPDVQASLKTLEEKNYLVGVARTAFLPNLSLTGLLGFQSNDLDLLVKHGSNTWNVAGNFAMPIFHWGEIMNNVNIAKLTKDEAFLQYENTLKTAFGEIRLALFNRQSYYENEQNYKNLFLAQSKIYEISTLRYENGVINLADFLQDQRNYLNAKLSYTNSSYELANSIVDVMKAFGGGFNAKEESKENIKAMEENLKENFYNN from the coding sequence ATGCATAAGTTAATAATTTTTGCAAGTTGTTTTTTAATAACAGCTTGTAGTTTAAAACCAAATTTAGAAATCAAAGATGTAAATTACACTAAAAGTTTAGATCAAAACATTAGCATTAATAAACAATGGTGGAAAGCTTTTGATGATAATTATTTAAACACCTTAGTCGATCAAGCTTTAAAAAACAATAACGACTTGCAAATTGCATATATGAATTTACAAAAAGCTTATGAAACTTTAGGTATAGCAAGAAGTGATTTGCTTCCTAAGCTTGATGGAAGTGCTAGTGGAGCAAGAGGAAAAACTAGCATTAATGCTCCAAGCAACAAAAGTAATGAATTTGTCTATGGTAATGATTTTAACATGGGTTTAAATTTAAGCTATGAAGTAGATTTATGGGGCAAATACAGAGATACTTATGGTGCTTCAAAAGCAAAATTACAAGCTAGTGAGTTTGACTATGAAAGTGCGAGATTAAGCTTAATTTCTAATGTAGTAAAAACTTATTTTAATCTAGCAAGCTTAAGCGAGCAAGTAAAAATTTTAGAAGAAACAACCCAAAGTTATCAAAAAACTTATGAGTTAAAATTAGAGCATTTTAAACTTGGAGTGATTAGTGAGTATGAGCTTAACAAATTTAAAGCTGAGCTTGAAAATTCAAGAGTTTTACTCACAAATGCTAAAATTCAAAAAGAAGCTAATACTAAAGCTTTAAAAATCTTAACTTCAAATGATATTGATGATATACTTTATAATAGCATAGAGTATAAAAAAATAGGACAATACGAGCTTAGCATACCTGAGGGCATTGGCAGTGAAATTTTACTTCAAAGACCTGATGTGCAAGCTAGTTTAAAAACTTTAGAAGAAAAAAACTATCTTGTTGGAGTAGCTAGAACTGCATTTTTACCAAACCTTTCTTTAACAGGACTTTTGGGCTTTCAAAGTAATGATTTAGATCTTTTAGTCAAACATGGAAGCAATACTTGGAATGTAGCTGGAAATTTTGCAATGCCGATTTTTCATTGGGGTGAGATTATGAATAATGTTAATATTGCAAAACTTACCAAAGATGAAGCATTTTTACAATATGAAAACACCTTAAAAACAGCCTTTGGGGAAATAAGACTTGCTTTATTTAACCGCCAAAGCTATTATGAAAATGAGCAAAATTATAAAAATTTATTTCTAGCCCAAAGTAAAATTTATGAAATTTCTACCTTAAGATATGAAAATGGTGTGATTAACTTGGCTGATTTTTTACAAGATCAAAGAAATTACCTAAATGCTAAACTTTCTTATACTAACTCATCTTATGAGCTTGCAAATTCTATCGTAGATGTTATGAAAGCTTTTGGTGGAGGATTTAACGCTAAAGAAGAATCAAAAGAAAACATCAAAGCTATGGAAGAAAACTTAAAGGAAAACTTTTATAACAACTAA
- a CDS encoding mini-MOMP protein: protein MKKIFIAFFVFLLGLISVSNSAPLDEIFQDVNVSGSMRYRFEHNSPKDRGNNNFNQRIQIQMH from the coding sequence ATGAAAAAGATTTTTATAGCATTTTTTGTATTTTTACTAGGACTTATAAGTGTGTCAAATTCTGCGCCTTTAGATGAAATTTTCCAAGATGTTAATGTTTCAGGCAGTATGCGTTATCGTTTTGAGCATAATAGCCCAAAAGATAGAGGAAATAATAATTTTAATCAAAGAATTCAAATTCAAATGCATTAA
- a CDS encoding coproporphyrinogen III oxidase family protein, producing MNFLQNLALSYSHKAMQKSLENGFDVKLLKEGQEKKVNPKKSYMLYAHIPFCHTFCPYCSFHKYYYNEDLAKRYFESLREEIKQIKDKGFDFTSMYVGGGTTLINEEELAKTLELCKKLFNIKEISCETDPNHIDPKKLEMFKGLIDRLSCGIQSFDDDTLKKVARYHKFGSSKELQEKLSKAIGVLPIMSLDLIFNFPSQTKEQLLNDLEIAKSLKPQQITTYPLMKSNLTKDNIAKTLGVSFKDNEFEFYKIIVDFFKDYERNNAWSFSLEKSSFNDEYVSSHHEYLGVGSGAFSFLDGELLINAFNLNDYSKLIKEKQNANIAKANFGKKEIIKYVFLTEMFTGKIEIDKFNKTLDCNLEKDLFIELLGLKLSKAIKKENNTLYTSEFGRYLFMVLMKDFYTGMDLVRAVFRDDKRLQDKERINIMQENVDPLDFKSMEFKG from the coding sequence ATGAATTTTTTACAAAACCTAGCTCTTTCTTACTCACACAAAGCTATGCAAAAATCTTTAGAAAATGGTTTTGATGTGAAACTTTTAAAAGAAGGACAAGAAAAAAAAGTTAATCCAAAAAAATCTTATATGCTTTATGCTCACATACCATTTTGTCATACTTTTTGCCCATATTGTAGCTTTCATAAGTATTATTACAATGAAGATTTAGCAAAAAGATATTTTGAAAGTTTAAGAGAAGAAATCAAACAAATCAAAGATAAAGGATTTGATTTTACTTCTATGTATGTGGGTGGTGGCACTACTTTGATCAACGAAGAAGAGCTTGCTAAAACTTTAGAACTTTGCAAAAAATTATTTAATATTAAAGAAATTTCTTGTGAAACCGATCCAAACCATATTGACCCGAAAAAATTAGAAATGTTTAAAGGGCTTATAGATCGTTTAAGTTGCGGTATACAAAGTTTTGATGATGATACTTTAAAAAAAGTAGCAAGATATCATAAATTTGGTTCAAGTAAAGAACTTCAAGAAAAACTTTCTAAAGCCATAGGTGTGCTTCCTATCATGAGTCTTGATTTGATTTTTAATTTTCCTTCTCAAACTAAAGAGCAATTACTCAATGATTTAGAAATAGCAAAAAGTTTAAAACCTCAACAAATCACAACTTATCCTTTGATGAAATCCAATTTAACCAAAGATAATATCGCAAAAACTTTAGGAGTAAGTTTTAAAGATAATGAATTTGAGTTTTATAAAATCATTGTAGATTTTTTCAAAGATTATGAAAGAAATAATGCATGGTCATTTTCTTTAGAAAAAAGTAGCTTTAATGATGAGTATGTAAGTAGCCATCATGAGTATTTAGGCGTGGGAAGTGGGGCTTTTAGCTTTTTAGATGGAGAACTTTTAATCAATGCTTTTAATTTAAATGATTATTCTAAACTCATCAAAGAAAAACAAAATGCAAATATTGCTAAAGCTAATTTTGGTAAAAAAGAAATCATCAAATATGTCTTTTTAACCGAAATGTTTACTGGTAAAATCGAAATTGATAAATTTAATAAAACTTTAGATTGTAATTTAGAAAAAGATCTTTTCATCGAGCTTTTAGGCCTTAAACTAAGTAAAGCTATAAAAAAAGAAAACAATACTTTATATACAAGTGAATTTGGACGTTATTTGTTTATGGTATTAATGAAAGATTTTTACACAGGTATGGATTTAGTGCGTGCTGTATTTAGAGATGATAAACGCTTACAAGATAAAGAACGCATTAATATCATGCAAGAAAATGTTGATCCACTTGATTTTAAAAGTATGGAGTTTAAAGGATAA
- the hemJ gene encoding protoporphyrinogen oxidase HemJ has protein sequence MLDFLNEWYLWIKMVHYLAFVSWMAGMFYLPRLFVYHTEHKDNKGFVEVVKIQERKLYFYIQTPAMIATAITGSLMMMANKDVLMVGGYMHAKLTCALLLIIYHLQNYYYYRQLQNDTCKKSGKFFRAYNEIPTILFIIIAIMMVVRPF, from the coding sequence ATGTTAGATTTTTTGAATGAATGGTATTTATGGATTAAAATGGTGCATTATTTGGCTTTTGTTTCATGGATGGCTGGAATGTTTTATTTACCAAGACTTTTTGTCTATCACACAGAGCATAAAGACAATAAAGGCTTTGTGGAAGTGGTGAAAATTCAAGAAAGAAAATTGTATTTTTATATCCAAACTCCTGCTATGATAGCTACTGCAATCACTGGAAGTTTAATGATGATGGCCAATAAAGATGTGTTAATGGTAGGTGGATATATGCATGCTAAATTAACCTGTGCTTTACTTTTAATCATTTATCATTTGCAAAATTATTATTATTATAGACAACTTCAAAATGATACTTGCAAAAAAAGTGGGAAATTCTTTAGAGCTTATAATGAAATTCCAACAATATTATTTATAATCATCGCTATTATGATGGTGGTAAGACCGTTTTAG
- the lspA gene encoding signal peptidase II yields the protein MLKILPLKFWLVFALIFILDQASKYLFLQGLEYKGEFFDLVLTYNTGVAFSMFAFLGEYLKYIQLVFILALFGYLLYQKEFLKTHLIAFAIMLSAGCSNLLDRFVHIGVVDFVFWHKWFEFAVFNLADVMINISVALILIKEIFNKKGEKC from the coding sequence ATGCTTAAAATCCTGCCTTTAAAATTTTGGCTTGTTTTTGCTTTGATTTTTATACTAGATCAAGCAAGCAAGTATTTGTTTTTACAAGGGCTTGAGTATAAGGGTGAATTTTTTGATTTAGTTTTAACCTATAATACTGGTGTGGCCTTTTCAATGTTTGCATTTTTGGGAGAGTATTTAAAATACATACAGCTTGTTTTTATTTTGGCTTTGTTTGGGTATTTACTTTATCAAAAAGAGTTTCTTAAAACACATTTGATCGCTTTTGCCATTATGCTATCTGCTGGGTGTTCTAATTTACTTGATCGCTTTGTGCATATAGGTGTAGTGGATTTTGTATTTTGGCATAAGTGGTTTGAATTTGCTGTGTTTAATTTAGCTGATGTGATGATAAACATTAGCGTAGCTTTGATTTTAATAAAAGAAATTTTTAATAAAAAAGGAGAAAAATGTTAG
- the glmM gene encoding phosphoglucosamine mutase translates to MKLFGTDGVRGKAGEFLDSFLAMRLAMAAGIYFKDKALTNNILVGKDTRRSGYMIENAIVSGLTSIGYNVIEIGPMPTPAIAFLTEDMRCDAGIMISASHNPYYDNGIKFFDAHGNKLDEQAEAKIEEIYFNDKLIEEARTTKSQIGQAKRIDDVIGRYIVSIKNSFPKELTLKSLRVVLDVAHGASYKVAPTVFKELGADVIVINDKPNGLNINENCGALHPLNLALEVKKFRADVGFAFDGDADRLVVVDEKGEVAHGDSLLGVLALFLKKQGKLKSSVVSTIMSNGALKEFLTKHKITHETCNVGDKYVLEKLKECGGNFGGEQSGHIIFSDYAKTGDGLVAALQFSALMLSEAKSASEILNQVKPYPQLLHNLKISEKKDLSKLAGLDELKKDLEKKGIASLFRYSGTENLIRLLLEAKDIKLLEKEMKAVESFFMKALNA, encoded by the coding sequence ATGAAACTTTTTGGAACAGATGGAGTACGCGGTAAAGCAGGGGAATTTTTGGATTCGTTTTTAGCTATGCGTTTGGCTATGGCTGCTGGAATTTATTTTAAAGACAAAGCCCTTACAAACAATATCTTAGTAGGAAAAGATACAAGAAGAAGCGGTTATATGATAGAAAATGCTATCGTTTCAGGACTTACTTCTATAGGTTATAATGTTATAGAAATAGGTCCTATGCCAACACCTGCTATTGCGTTTTTAACTGAAGATATGCGTTGTGATGCAGGGATTATGATATCAGCTTCGCATAATCCTTACTATGATAATGGTATTAAATTTTTTGATGCACATGGAAATAAACTTGATGAGCAAGCAGAAGCAAAAATAGAAGAAATTTATTTTAATGATAAACTCATAGAAGAAGCAAGAACAACAAAATCTCAAATTGGTCAAGCAAAAAGAATTGATGATGTAATAGGAAGATATATTGTTTCTATAAAAAATTCTTTTCCTAAAGAGCTGACTTTAAAGTCTTTGCGCGTTGTTTTAGATGTGGCTCATGGGGCTTCTTATAAGGTAGCACCTACAGTTTTTAAAGAACTTGGTGCAGATGTGATTGTAATCAATGATAAGCCAAATGGTTTAAATATCAATGAAAATTGTGGGGCTTTACATCCTTTAAATTTGGCTTTGGAAGTAAAGAAATTTAGAGCAGATGTGGGCTTTGCTTTTGATGGGGATGCAGATCGTTTGGTTGTTGTGGATGAAAAAGGCGAAGTAGCTCATGGAGATAGTCTTTTGGGTGTTTTAGCTTTATTTTTGAAAAAACAAGGCAAGCTAAAATCAAGCGTGGTTAGCACTATAATGAGTAATGGTGCTTTAAAAGAGTTTTTAACTAAACATAAAATCACACATGAAACTTGCAATGTAGGCGATAAATATGTACTTGAAAAACTCAAAGAATGTGGTGGAAATTTTGGTGGGGAACAAAGCGGGCATATTATCTTTAGTGACTATGCAAAAACTGGAGATGGTTTGGTAGCTGCTTTACAATTTAGTGCTTTAATGCTTAGTGAAGCAAAAAGCGCAAGTGAAATTTTAAATCAAGTTAAGCCTTATCCACAACTTTTACATAATCTTAAAATTTCAGAGAAAAAAGACTTAAGCAAGCTTGCAGGCTTAGATGAGTTGAAAAAAGATTTAGAAAAAAAAGGAATTGCTAGTTTGTTTAGATATTCAGGTACAGAAAATTTAATACGCTTATTGCTTGAAGCAAAAGACATTAAGCTTTTAGAAAAAGAAATGAAAGCTGTGGAAAGCTTTTTTATGAAAGCGTTGAATGCTTAA
- a CDS encoding YdgA family protein, whose protein sequence is MKKIIAGVVVVVLLVIGFFASASYINTINGKIFAQMSQDTPYYSVEDANYTKGLLNSKGSFIATLNDLPYSFKVNVDFSNNFFASNNAIVSILNENEDLKGIFPNEEIFKILVSAKGGDININAKINDINFTRNDTNLVLNNTSFKIRGSEEFVKNMELNLGYVLLEQLSHEEKLEAKNIKISEFPIQKLSFNDIFSPSRNSEQNISIDSVNFISSIAFDFDKLKIFAKTAQNAQNDYDSVLKLDLAKFNLANENFMLNNINLDMNFNNLSKKAYDSLVQNSNTDIFSMMLLASQFLKANPQIILNNLSFEKEGKKFDANGQTIFTENNIKSQFHANTEILPSQIWPDFANFDTYFVDNNGSYVLDFIYDDSNKSDVTTIINGERLTINPQ, encoded by the coding sequence ATGAAAAAAATCATCGCAGGTGTTGTAGTAGTTGTTTTATTAGTTATAGGGTTTTTTGCCTCAGCTTCTTACATTAACACTATCAATGGAAAAATATTTGCTCAAATGAGTCAAGATACACCATATTACAGCGTTGAAGATGCTAACTATACCAAAGGACTTTTAAATTCCAAAGGAAGTTTTATAGCTACACTAAATGACTTACCTTATAGTTTTAAAGTGAATGTAGATTTTTCTAATAATTTTTTTGCAAGTAATAATGCCATCGTTTCTATTTTAAATGAAAATGAAGACTTAAAAGGCATTTTCCCAAATGAAGAAATCTTTAAAATCTTAGTTAGTGCAAAAGGTGGAGACATTAACATCAATGCAAAAATAAACGATATCAATTTCACCCGCAATGATACAAATTTAGTTTTAAATAATACATCTTTTAAGATTAGAGGTTCTGAGGAATTTGTAAAAAATATGGAGCTTAATCTAGGTTATGTTTTATTAGAACAACTATCTCATGAAGAAAAATTAGAAGCAAAAAATATCAAAATTTCTGAATTTCCTATACAAAAATTAAGTTTTAATGATATTTTTAGCCCTAGTAGAAATAGTGAGCAAAATATAAGCATTGATAGTGTTAATTTTATAAGTTCTATTGCTTTTGACTTTGATAAATTAAAAATTTTTGCAAAAACAGCTCAAAATGCTCAAAACGATTATGATAGTGTTTTAAAACTAGATTTAGCTAAATTTAACCTTGCAAATGAAAACTTTATGCTAAATAACATTAACTTAGATATGAATTTTAATAATCTTTCTAAAAAAGCTTATGATAGCTTAGTGCAAAACTCAAATACTGATATTTTTTCTATGATGCTTTTAGCAAGTCAGTTTTTAAAAGCAAACCCACAAATCATCTTAAATAACCTAAGCTTTGAAAAAGAAGGTAAAAAATTTGACGCAAATGGGCAAACTATTTTCACTGAAAATAATATAAAATCACAATTTCACGCAAACACTGAAATTCTTCCAAGTCAAATTTGGCCTGATTTTGCAAATTTTGATACTTATTTTGTAGATAATAATGGCTCTTATGTGCTTGATTTTATTTATGATGATTCTAACAAAAGTGATGTTACAACTATCATTAATGGTGAAAGACTTACCATAAATCCACAATGA
- a CDS encoding replication-associated recombination protein A, which produces MTNLSLTFRPKTLDEVLGQENLVEIFKKFIQVSKLPHSVFFGPAGCGKTSFARAIAYEYKLDFYEFDGGNFKLEELRKILSNYENSLYKPLIFIDEVHRLSKTQQEMLLIPLENQKCLFIGASTENPYFTLTSGIRSRSMLFEFKGLEYKDLEKLATKVQEKLQCKIDDDAKDFLITSSANDARSFLNLCEFALALDSTHITLETLKKLRANVLSDGTSSKDTHYKLASSMIKSLRGSDIDASLYYLARLIDGGESADFIARRLVIFASEDISNANPQALNLATSTLIAVKNIGYPEARIILAQCVVFLASSPKSNSSYLAINEALNYVQNNPALKILPYLDNNNPQRKNYLYPHDFGGWVKQRYLEKDLKFYHSKGIGFEAQLDLWLNDMKKVKK; this is translated from the coding sequence ATGACAAATTTAAGCTTAACTTTTCGTCCTAAAACTTTAGATGAGGTTTTAGGACAAGAAAATTTAGTAGAAATTTTTAAAAAATTCATACAAGTTTCAAAACTCCCCCATAGTGTATTTTTTGGTCCAGCAGGTTGTGGAAAAACCTCTTTTGCAAGAGCTATAGCGTATGAGTATAAACTAGACTTTTATGAGTTTGATGGAGGAAATTTTAAACTTGAAGAGCTTAGAAAAATACTAAGTAATTATGAAAATTCTTTATACAAACCTTTGATATTTATCGATGAGGTGCATAGGCTTTCAAAAACCCAGCAAGAAATGCTTTTAATCCCTTTGGAAAATCAAAAATGCCTTTTCATAGGTGCAAGCACTGAAAACCCTTATTTTACTTTAACTTCAGGCATAAGAAGCAGAAGTATGCTTTTTGAATTTAAAGGTTTAGAGTATAAAGACTTAGAAAAACTTGCCACAAAGGTGCAAGAAAAACTCCAATGTAAAATCGATGATGATGCCAAAGACTTTTTAATCACTTCTAGTGCAAATGATGCAAGAAGCTTTTTAAATTTATGTGAGTTTGCTTTAGCTTTAGATAGTACTCATATCACGCTTGAAACTTTAAAAAAATTAAGAGCAAATGTTTTAAGCGATGGCACTTCAAGTAAAGACACACACTATAAACTAGCTAGTTCTATGATAAAAAGCTTAAGAGGAAGTGATATAGATGCGAGTTTGTATTATCTTGCGAGGCTGATCGATGGGGGTGAAAGTGCGGATTTCATCGCTAGAAGATTAGTGATATTTGCAAGCGAAGATATCTCAAATGCAAACCCACAAGCACTTAATCTAGCCACAAGCACACTCATAGCAGTAAAAAACATAGGCTATCCTGAAGCTAGGATCATCTTAGCTCAATGTGTGGTATTTTTAGCAAGTTCGCCCAAGTCAAACTCAAGCTATCTTGCTATAAATGAAGCGCTAAATTATGTGCAAAACAACCCAGCTTTAAAAATACTCCCTTATCTTGATAATAACAACCCACAAAGAAAAAACTACCTTTACCCGCATGATTTTGGTGGCTGGGTTAAGCAAAGATATCTAGAAAAAGATTTGAAATTTTATCATAGCAAAGGCATAGGTTTTGAAGCGCAGCTAGACTTATGGCTAAACGATATGAAAAAAGTTAAAAAGTGA
- a CDS encoding DUF262 domain-containing protein — MATNELKSLKNVFDGKYLRIPDYQRGYAWEYNQLKDFWEDLENLENDKTHYMGVLTLEKVTQEKKEEKIEYWKIDYGAYKSDNVFYIVDGQQRITTSIILISVILNNIKETQQIKDKTLWFSDEEYNDLYKKYIAKSNQNGEYLYYFGYTADNPSYEFLKTKIFENQSISNTNNETLYTANLENAKKFFKEKINNFTLKQKENLFKKITEQLLFNVYEISNDLDVFIAFETMNNRGKKLSNLELLKNRLIYLSTKFEDEDKFSLRRKINECWKKIYEYLGKNKLQPLNDDVFLKNHWIMYFKYSREKGNDYIVSLLEEIFVCKRILGKNIDNPLTIKEINDYILSLSTSIEHWYYLFNPEQSNYTEEVKTLLDKLNRLGYRSFAPLLMAVFSKNNTFNNDEICDLLKMIEKFIFLIFEISKRRSNTGDSTFYNYANQYYHNDKSNISIKDIIGVYDLKNDEYSGINWWLVSYVDIEQFYIYLKDKFKNKDGYYSWTGLSYFLFEYELSLQHKSKNNTIKINWKEYINSKKDYHSIEHILPQTPTDNYWVDKLKQVNSDDYKYIINSLGNLIPLSKAKNSKLNNKNFYIKKNGEDGEFIGYKNGSYSEQEINEKEEWGIEEINERTNKLIEFLINHWEIDKYCLINNINDKLNFIKTIK, encoded by the coding sequence ATGGCTACTAATGAATTAAAATCACTAAAAAATGTATTTGATGGAAAATATTTAAGAATACCAGATTATCAAAGAGGTTATGCTTGGGAGTATAATCAATTAAAAGATTTTTGGGAAGATTTGGAAAATTTAGAAAATGATAAAACCCATTATATGGGAGTTTTAACACTAGAAAAAGTTACGCAAGAAAAAAAAGAAGAAAAGATTGAATATTGGAAAATAGATTATGGAGCATATAAGTCAGATAATGTATTTTATATTGTAGATGGACAGCAAAGAATAACAACAAGCATTATTTTAATTTCAGTAATTTTAAATAATATAAAAGAAACACAACAAATAAAAGATAAAACTCTATGGTTTAGTGATGAAGAATATAATGATTTGTATAAAAAATATATTGCAAAATCAAATCAAAATGGTGAATATTTATATTATTTTGGATATACAGCAGATAACCCGAGTTATGAATTTTTAAAAACAAAAATTTTTGAAAATCAAAGCATATCAAATACTAATAATGAAACATTATACACAGCTAATCTAGAAAATGCAAAAAAATTTTTTAAAGAAAAAATCAATAATTTTACATTAAAACAAAAAGAAAATCTCTTTAAAAAAATAACTGAACAGCTTTTATTTAATGTATATGAAATATCCAATGATTTAGATGTATTCATTGCTTTTGAAACCATGAACAATAGAGGTAAAAAATTATCTAATTTAGAATTATTAAAAAATAGACTAATTTATTTATCTACAAAATTTGAAGATGAAGATAAATTTTCTTTAAGAAGAAAAATTAATGAATGTTGGAAAAAAATATATGAATACCTAGGAAAAAATAAATTACAACCTTTAAATGATGATGTTTTTCTTAAAAATCACTGGATTATGTATTTTAAATACAGTAGAGAAAAAGGAAATGATTATATTGTATCGTTATTAGAAGAAATATTTGTTTGTAAAAGGATACTAGGAAAAAATATAGATAATCCTTTAACTATTAAAGAAATAAATGATTACATTTTAAGTCTTAGCACAAGTATTGAACATTGGTATTATCTTTTTAATCCTGAACAATCTAATTACACCGAAGAAGTAAAAACATTACTTGATAAATTAAATAGACTAGGTTATAGATCTTTTGCACCACTTTTAATGGCTGTATTTAGTAAAAATAATACATTTAATAATGATGAAATTTGTGATTTACTTAAAATGATAGAAAAATTTATTTTTTTAATTTTTGAAATTTCAAAAAGACGATCAAATACCGGTGATAGTACTTTTTATAACTATGCAAACCAATATTATCACAATGATAAATCAAATATTTCTATTAAAGATATCATAGGAGTATATGATTTAAAAAATGATGAATATTCTGGAATTAATTGGTGGCTTGTTTCATATGTTGATATTGAACAATTTTATATTTATTTAAAAGACAAATTTAAAAATAAAGATGGTTATTATAGTTGGACTGGTTTATCATATTTCTTATTTGAATATGAATTATCACTTCAACATAAAAGTAAAAATAATACAATTAAAATCAATTGGAAAGAATATATAAATTCAAAAAAAGATTATCATAGTATTGAGCATATTTTACCTCAAACACCTACAGATAATTATTGGGTAGATAAACTAAAACAAGTTAATTCAGATGATTATAAATATATAATTAATTCTTTAGGAAATTTAATTCCATTATCAAAAGCTAAAAATTCCAAATTAAATAACAAAAATTTCTATATCAAAAAAAATGGAGAAGATGGAGAATTTATCGGTTATAAAAACGGTTCTTATTCTGAGCAAGAAATAAATGAAAAAGAAGAATGGGGAATTGAAGAAATAAATGAAAGAACAAATAAATTAATTGAATTTTTAATAAATCATTGGGAAATAGATAAATATTGTTTAATAAATAATATAAACGATAAATTAAATTTTATAAAAACCATCAAATAA
- a CDS encoding DUF305 domain-containing protein, with protein MKIKTIVSSLVLASALFAANSHHAHHGASGSISSQIMMSMHEPMMKNPLVQSNDIERDFLANMIPHHQGAIDSSKILLEHTKSEEMKKIAQNIIKAQEKEIQEFQEILDKNLYTKTQIDEETYKKFVQEEKELMQKMMILMSSVKESKNINKDFLEAMIAHHQGAVDASKQILFYSKDKTIIDIAKKIILDQEKEIQEFTNLLKYM; from the coding sequence ATGAAAATAAAAACTATAGTTTCAAGTTTAGTTTTAGCAAGTGCTTTATTTGCTGCAAATTCTCATCATGCTCATCATGGAGCTTCTGGAAGTATTTCATCACAAATCATGATGAGTATGCATGAACCTATGATGAAAAATCCTTTAGTACAAAGCAATGACATAGAAAGAGATTTTTTAGCTAATATGATCCCACATCATCAAGGTGCTATTGATTCATCTAAGATTTTGTTAGAACATACAAAAAGTGAAGAGATGAAAAAAATCGCTCAAAATATCATCAAAGCTCAAGAAAAAGAAATCCAAGAATTTCAAGAAATTCTAGATAAAAATCTTTATACAAAAACTCAAATTGATGAAGAAACTTATAAAAAATTCGTTCAAGAAGAAAAAGAGCTAATGCAAAAAATGATGATTTTAATGAGTTCGGTTAAAGAAAGCAAAAACATTAATAAAGACTTTCTAGAAGCGATGATAGCACATCATCAAGGCGCGGTAGATGCTTCAAAACAAATTTTATTTTACTCTAAAGACAAAACTATCATTGATATAGCGAAAAAAATCATCTTAGATCAAGAAAAAGAAATTCAAGAATTTACAAATTTATTAAAATATATGTAA